The genome window GCGGACAACAGATAGGCCAGACCCGCCGCCTCTCCCACCACCATGCCCGTCGCCAACCCGGCGGCGGCCACGGCCAGGCCGCGGGGCAGGAGCCGGGCGGCCAGGTACAGGCCCACCGCCACCCTGGCTACCTGCTCGACCATCAGGGCCTGGGCCGGCCGGTCCAGCCGGCCCAGGCCCTGGAACAGGCCTCTAAAGGCGGAGGCAACCGGGACCACCATCAGGGCCGGAACCGCCGCCGATAGTATTACCTGGGTTCGGGGATCGGGCAGAACGGTTTGGGAAAGAACCGGGACAAGCCGGCCAACCGCGAGCACGGAGGCGACGCCCGCAAGGGTCAGGACGGCGGCGGTGACGGCGAAAGCGCGACGAATCTGGCCGTAGTCCCCGCGGGGCCTGGCCTCGGCGGTGACCCGGGCCAGGGCCAGGGGCAGGCCGGCGGTGGTGATAACCAGCACCAGGCCGTAGACGGGAAAGACCATCTGGTACAGCCCCATGCCTTCCGCGCCTATAAGGCGAACCGCCATGGCACGGTAGGCGAAGCCCAAGATGCGGCTGAACAGGTTGGCCGCGAACAGCGCGGCCACACCACCGGCCAGGGAAGAGCGCGCCAAACCTACTCACCCCTAGTTTATATGCGGCGGCCGGGGGTATTAAGAAAGGGCAGGATGAAAAATATTAGGGGCCAAAAAGGGGTTTTCCGCGGCGCCGATTAAAGTTATACTTAGGTAGTGCGGGCAGAACTCTCTGGTTAGGAGGAGTAGCATGCAAGTATATCCCAGCGCAAAGATCAGAAACGTCGCCCTGATCGCTCACGGCGGCGCGGGCAAGACCTCCCTGGCCGAGGCCATGCTGTTCAGCAGCGGGGCGACCAAACGGTTGGGCAGGGTGGACGAGGGTACCACCACCACCGATTATCTTCCCGAGGAAATCAAGCGCAAGGTGACCACCACCCTGGCGCTGGCTCCCTGCCAGTGGCGGGGTTATAAGATAAACGTCCTGGATACGCCGGGTTACGCCGACTTCATCGGCGAGGTAAAGAGCGCCCTCCGGGTGGCCGACGTGGGCCTGGTAGTGGTCTGCGCCGTAGCCGGCGTAGAAGTTCAGACCGAGGTGGTCTGGGAGTTCGCCGCCAGGCAGGGACTGCCGAGGCTCGCCTTCATCAACAAGATGGAGCGGGAAAATGCCAGCTTCTACCGCGTACTGGAGCAGATGCAGAAGGCCTTTACCGATGCCGCCGTAGTGCCCCTTCTCCTTCCCATCGGGGCGGCAGAAACCTTTAAGGGCGTGGTGGACGTACTGGAAAAGAAGGCCTACTACTACCGCAACGGTAAGGCCGAGCCCGGGGAGATCCCGGGGGAGGTAGCGGAGGCGCTGGACTCCCACCGGGAGAAGCTGATCGAGGCGGCGGCGGAGAACGACGACGAGTTGCTGGCCCGCTATCTGGAAGGCGAGGAACTGTCGCTGGAAGAGATCAAATCCGGCCTGCAGAAGGGCGTACTGGCGGCAAAGGTGGTGCCGGTCCTCTGCGGCTCCGCCCTGCAGAACATGGGTGTAGACCTGTTGCTGGACCAGATCCTGGCCTTGGCGCCCTCGCCGCTGGCCCGGGCCGAGGCCACGGAGGAGGAGCTGGCCGGCAAACCCCTGGCGGCCCTGGTATTCAAGACCCTCACCGACCCCTACGTCGGCCGGCTGAACCTGTTCCGGGTCTACCAGGGCGTATTCCGTCCGGACAGCGTGGTCTTCAATGCCAACAAGGAAGCCGAAGAGCGGGTCGGCCAGGTCTTCACCCTCTGCGGCAAGAACCAGGACCCGGTGGACGAGGTGCGGCCGGGAGACCTGGCGGCGGTAGCCAAGCTCCAGACTACCGCTACCGGCGATACCCTCACCGTGAAGGCCAGTCCGCAGAAGCTGGAGGGCATTGAGTTCCCCGAGCCCACCCTGCCGGTGGCGGTGGCGCCCAAGAGCAAGGGGGACGAAGATAAGCTCAGCAACGCCCTGGCCCGGCTCATGGACGAAGACACTACCCTCCGGCTGGAAAAGAACACGGAAACCAAGCAGATCATCCTTACCGGCATGGGCGAGATGCACCTCGACATTACCGTAGAACGGCTGCAGCGGAAGTTCGGGGTAGGGGTAACCCTGGAGGCGCCCAAGGTGCCCTACCGGGAAACCATCCGGGCGGCGGTGAACCGCATCGAGGGCAAGCACAAGAAGCAAACCGGCGGTCACGGCCAGTACGGGCACGTCTTTATCGACATGGCCCCCTTGCCGGAGCAGGAATTCGAGTTCAACGAGACCATCTTCGGCGGCGCGGTGCCCAAGCAGTACATCCCGGCGGTGGAGAAGGGTATCCGCGAGGCCATGCAGGAGGGCATCCTGGCGGGCTATCCGGTGACCAATCTCAAGGTCACCCTGGTGGACGGCTCCTACCACCCCGTAGACTCCTCGGAAATGGCCTTCAAGATCGCCGCCAGCCTGGCCTTCAAGAAGGCCATGGAGCAGGCCAAGCCGGTGCTGCTGGAGCCCATCATGATGGTGGAAGTACGGGTGCCCGAGGAGTTTATGGGCGACATCATCGGAGACCTGAACAGCAAGCGGGGACGCATCCTGGGGATGGAGGCGGACGGCAAGCACCAGGTCATCCGCGCCATGGCACCCCTGGCAGAGATGTACCGCTATGCCATCGATCTCAAGTCCATCACCCAGGGCCGCGGCTCCTTCAAGATGCAGTTCGACCACTACGAGGAGGTACCGGCGGGCATAGCGGATAAGATAATCGAGCAGGCCCGCGCGGCCCGCCAGAGCGAGGAGAAATAGGGGCGGTACGCCGGAGGAAGCTGGCCTAACCGGGCCGAGGCCGATGACCTCCGCCGGCGCCGGCCCGGACCGATTGGGGCGAGAGTAGGGCTTTTAAGGGCTTTGCAGGTCGGCCTGCCGGCGCCCGGTCGGGTAAAATCGGCGCGTATCGGGCTTGTGTGGGATAAGCAACGATGGTATAATCAATTCGGTGCAGGGGCGTAGCTCAACTGGCAGAGTAGCGGACTCCAAATCCGTTGGTTGCGGGTTCAAGTCCTGCCGCCCCTGCCATTTTTTATGAATGGACGCTTTGCGGCTGTGGGTGTTCAGGCGTTCAAGAGATACTTTGTAGACCGCAAGCCCGTTGTTGACGAGAAAGCCTCCTGCCGGCCAGAAGCCGAAGGGAGGTTTGATTTTAGAAACTGCTCCCCCCGCATGGCAGGAAACACCGCAGGAAGAGTCTATCTTTGAGGAAGCCGGCCCACGGTGCTCCTAGAGGTCTCTCGACAGCGTAAGACCGTCCTACAACCTGTCCGCTTGAGCAGGATTTTGCCCACTGAAGAGCCAAGTCGTACTTCGCTAGGACATACTAGTTAAGCGTTGAGAAATATTCCTGCTCTATGCCTTGCGTGCAGAAAGCGTTGACTCTGGGGAGGTATAGCAAGATGCTTTATCGATACAAAGTCATCTTGGAGTGGGATGAAGAAGGAAGGGGATATGTTGTCTCCGTTCCCGCCTTGCCTGGGTGTTTCACGCAAGGAGACACCGTTGAGGAGGCCCTAGAAAGGGCCAAAGAGGCTATAGCCGGCCACCTTGCGGCCTTGGCCCAGGAGGGCTTGCCTTTACCCAGCAAAGATGTTGAAATAGCCGAAGTACAGGTAGAGATAGCTTAATGAGAGGCTGCCCAGGGTCACAGGCAAGGAAGCCGTTGCTGCCTTAAGGAAGGCTGGCTTTGTCGTGGTAAGGGTGCAGGGAAGCCACTACCACTTGCGCCGGTCGGGCTCTGGGCAGCTGGTTACGGTTCCCGTGCATACCGGCGAAATCTTGAGGCCCAAACTGCTCAGGAGCATCCTGGACCAGGCGGGGCTATCGGTTGACGAGTTTAGAGAACTTCTCGGCTAGCCGCTTCATTGGCCGAGCTTCTGCCTGGACTTGCCATCGTAAGCAAGCCTCCCAAGGGCCATCCTAAGGGAGGTTGCGTTTTCTATGTGCCGGTCACTAGGGCTAGTAAGACTCTCACCGTATGGCAGGAGATTCCGCACGATCCACTCCGCGTATCCGTGCAGGGTCGGGCCATGTGCCGCCCGCCGAACATGGCATCGGCTGGCAACTTGCCACTGTCCATGGGATGGACCTCCCAGGAAGGATTTCCCGGTCCAGACGGAGAACTATTCTTGTACTAACTATTATTATGGATTAAGGCTACCGATCCTGACTGTTAGCAGCCGATAGAGGTGAAGGAGGCGTGGCCAGGAAGCCAGAAAGCGATACGTCTGCGAACCTCGGATTCGAGGCCCAGTTGTGGAAGGCCGCCGATGCCCTGCGTAACAACATGGACGCCGCCGAGTACAAGCACGTGGTGCTCGGCCTCATTTTCCTCAAGTACATCTCCGACGCCTTCGAGGAGCATTACGCCAAGCTCCAGACGGAGCCCTACGCCGACCCTGAGGACCCCGACGAGTACCGCGCCGTCAACATTTTCTGGGTGCCGCTTGAAGCCCGCTGGTCTCATCTAAAGGCCAACGCCAAACAGCCTAACATCGGTCAACTGGTGGACGAAGCAATGATTGCCATCGAGCGGGACAATCCCTCGCTCAAGGGAGTGCTTCCCAAGGAGTACGCCCGACCGAACCTCGACAAGATGCGCCTGGGCCAGTTGATCGACCTGATTAGCAGCATCGGCCTGGGAGGCAGTGAGAACCGCTCGAAGGACATTCTGGGGCGTGTCTATGAGTACTTCCTCCAGCAGTTCGCCAGCGCGGAGGGCAAGAAGGGCGGCCAGTTTTACACCCCCCGCTGTGTAGTAGAGTTACTCGTCGAAATGATTGCTCCTTATAAAGGCCGGGTTTACGACCCCTGCTGCGGCTCCGGCGGCATGTTCGTGCAGTCGGCTAAATTCATTGAGGCCCATGCTACAGGCAACGGCAACGGTGGCCGCGCCAGGAGGCAGATCAGCATATACGGCCAGGAATCCAACTACACCACTTGGCGGCTCTGCAAGATGAACTTGGCCATCCGCGGCATTGACGGCCACATCGCCCACGGCGACAGTTTTCACAACGACCAGTTCCCGGACCTCAAAGCCGACTACATCCTCGCCAATCCGCCTTTCAACGACAGCGACTGGCGGGGAGAACTGTTGCGCGAGGACAAACGCTGGAA of Clostridia bacterium contains these proteins:
- the fusA gene encoding elongation factor G encodes the protein MQVYPSAKIRNVALIAHGGAGKTSLAEAMLFSSGATKRLGRVDEGTTTTDYLPEEIKRKVTTTLALAPCQWRGYKINVLDTPGYADFIGEVKSALRVADVGLVVVCAVAGVEVQTEVVWEFAARQGLPRLAFINKMERENASFYRVLEQMQKAFTDAAVVPLLLPIGAAETFKGVVDVLEKKAYYYRNGKAEPGEIPGEVAEALDSHREKLIEAAAENDDELLARYLEGEELSLEEIKSGLQKGVLAAKVVPVLCGSALQNMGVDLLLDQILALAPSPLARAEATEEELAGKPLAALVFKTLTDPYVGRLNLFRVYQGVFRPDSVVFNANKEAEERVGQVFTLCGKNQDPVDEVRPGDLAAVAKLQTTATGDTLTVKASPQKLEGIEFPEPTLPVAVAPKSKGDEDKLSNALARLMDEDTTLRLEKNTETKQIILTGMGEMHLDITVERLQRKFGVGVTLEAPKVPYRETIRAAVNRIEGKHKKQTGGHGQYGHVFIDMAPLPEQEFEFNETIFGGAVPKQYIPAVEKGIREAMQEGILAGYPVTNLKVTLVDGSYHPVDSSEMAFKIAASLAFKKAMEQAKPVLLEPIMMVEVRVPEEFMGDIIGDLNSKRGRILGMEADGKHQVIRAMAPLAEMYRYAIDLKSITQGRGSFKMQFDHYEEVPAGIADKIIEQARAARQSEEK
- a CDS encoding type I restriction-modification system subunit M is translated as MDAAEYKHVVLGLIFLKYISDAFEEHYAKLQTEPYADPEDPDEYRAVNIFWVPLEARWSHLKANAKQPNIGQLVDEAMIAIERDNPSLKGVLPKEYARPNLDKMRLGQLIDLISSIGLGGSENRSKDILGRVYEYFLQQFASAEGKKGGQFYTPRCVVELLVEMIAPYKGRVYDPCCGSGGMFVQSAKFIEAHATGNGNGGRARRQISIYGQESNYTTWRLCKMNLAIRGIDGHIAHGDSFHNDQFPDLKADYILANPPFNDSDWRGELLREDKRWKFGIPPVSNANFAWVQHFVYHLAPNGIAGFVLANGSMSSNQSGEGEIRKNIIEADLVDCMVALPGQLFYSTQIPACLWFIARNKKGGTGLSGRPLRDRSGQVLFIDARKLGVMVDRVHRELTPEDIRKIADTYHNWRGDGDGEYRDVPGFCKAATLKEIRENGYVLTPGRYVGVEQAEDDGEPFEEKMARLVAELCRQREEAAKLDAAIRRNLKELGFGE
- a CDS encoding type II toxin-antitoxin system HicB family antitoxin produces the protein MLYRYKVILEWDEEGRGYVVSVPALPGCFTQGDTVEEALERAKEAIAGHLAALAQEGLPLPSKDVEIAEVQVEIA
- a CDS encoding type II toxin-antitoxin system HicA family toxin, with amino-acid sequence MPRVTGKEAVAALRKAGFVVVRVQGSHYHLRRSGSGQLVTVPVHTGEILRPKLLRSILDQAGLSVDEFRELLG